DNA from Lentibacillus amyloliquefaciens:
GACAATATACACGGAAGATTGGAAGCAACCACGCAAAAAAAACAGCCGGATACCGCTGAATAGCGGCACCACGTCCTGCTTGATTTTGTATTGCTTTATGAATGGTCACAAAAGGGAGCATTACTGTGCTTTGTCTGTATAAATAGGAATCGATGTCCATTGCGGTGCGTTTTTAATCACTTTGGCCACAGCGACGGTCATGTCGTCTTCAATTAGCCCGCTTCTTGTCCGGACGACCTCTTCCAATATTAAATCAGCTATTTCCTGCGGGTCATCGGTCTGCATATTGCGGATTTTTCGTTTCAGCCACATATCAATATTTTCAACATGTTTGGGCCCGTCCAAAATGCCATCACTCATCATGATTAAAATATCTTCTGATTTCAATTGGTCTCCAACAATATCCACATCAAACTCCTGAATGATTCCCATTGGCAAATTGCTCGCTTCGATCTTAATAATCTCATCGCCACGTTTAATCAGGCTTGGTGTTGAGCCAATCTTCAGAAATTTAATAGCTGCATTATGCAGGTTAATCACTGCAAGATCCAATGTTGCATACATTTCATCAGTTGTCCTCAGCGACAGAATGGAGTTGATTGATTTGATGGCAACGCTTTCAGGAATCCCCGTCTGCAGAATCTGCTGGAGTAATCTCAGCGTTTCCTCACTTTCTTCATTTGCACGGCTGCCATTGCCCATTCCATCACTGATAGCCATCGCATATTTGCCTTCCCCCAGTTCAATCGTCCGATAGCTGTCTCCTGAAACCAGACCGCCTCCTTTAGCTGCGTTGGCGATGCCGATATCGACAACATACTCTTTTGCCGAACCAAACACCAATTGACAGTAACCATTTGGAAAAGGGGATACTTCTTCTTTTTTCACGATAATCATTTCATTTAGAATATCGGATAAAACCGGCGCTATCAGTTTTTCACCTTCCCCGCGGTAATCATAAAAAGACAGTGTCATCTCAATATCGACATTTCCTTTTTCCAGCCTGTAAATGTCAAGTTTCTCCAGTACAATCCCCATATTTTTCAATGTATTCATAATTTGCATTTCCTGTTTTTCATGATGCTCGCGTTCCTTGAGTATCTCATTGGCAAAATCATCCATGACTTCCGATACACCCTGCAATTGATCTGATACGAACCGTTTACTTTCCACCACCTGTTTCTTCAGCTTCTTATTGGCTTCGAAAAAGGAAATTTCCTCTCGCATTACATCGAGAACTTTCCGCGATTTGACACAATGATTTTCGAAATCTCGTAACGATTTGCGGTTTGGCTCATTCCCTTCAGACAAATCTTCCTTTAAATCATCCATCAGGGAGTAGGTTTTATCAAATTGCTGTTGCCAGCATCGCTCTTTCATAAAACAGGACTGGCATGTCTTTTCGGTAACCTGGCTGAGGAAGTAGTCGGTTTCGCGTCTGGCATTCACACCGTCTTCTTTCATATCTTCTGCCGAGGAGAAACTTTTCGATAAAGCTTCAAACACACCGGAAAACTGTTCAACCCGTTTGGCTGTCACATTCCGGACTTTTTGCAAATACTGTTCCTGTTCATGCGTATGTTCCTCGGTTCCGGGAATATAGCGTGATAATTTTTTGATCCAACCAGACGGTGTCAGCAAAAACAAAGCAATCGCAATTGATGTTTCTGTAAATGATGGTACGATGCTTGCCGCATCAGCATAGATGGCAACCAAAAACGTTCCAACTAAAAGACCGAAACTGACCCCGACTTTATTGCCTTCTTTAAGCAGACCACCAAGCAGCCCGGAAAATGCAAGCAGACTCATTTGATACAGATTGGCCACATCGGCAAGCGACAATATAAGCCCCGCAACAACACCGACAGTTGAGCCTATTGCCGCACCGCCCACAAAAGCGAGCAGCAAGACAAAATACCGGGAAAAAACCTGTTCAATCGAGGCATTATATAACTCCCAGCCGATAGTGCCTGTGAGAATGGAGGCAATCAGTATAATCAGACATACAATTTCTTCATTTTTTAATGTGGGTTTGAAACGTTGAGGTGATAATAATGGAATGCTTTGCATAAAGATTAATACCAGGACAGTTCCCAAGACACCCTCAACGAGTAAAAGCATCCACTCATATGACGAAAGCTGCCCCCATATTGAATACATAAAAATCCTGGGTGATACGGTTGATAAAAATACAAACAGCGGTATGAGTAGGTGCTGTTTTTCAGCATTTTTAAATAGCCCGGCCAATAAAACGAACGAGATCATGGCAAGCACTATAAAAGCCCCATGTGTTACAGAGAAACTCAACGCCCCGACAAGTGCAGCCAGCATAACTTTAGGGGCCTTGTCCCTATGTATCATCCATATAGCTGCCAGAAAGGCGACAGCAAATGGTGAAACGACTGATAGTATAATAGCCCGTCCAAGTAAAAAGCCGACAAGAAAAAAAAGCCATCCTTTTTCAAATAGCAATGTTTTTATCTGTGCTGATAAGTGCCTACGATATTTTTTCAGTGTACCTTTTTTCTGCACGAGTGTTTTGGATTCCACTCCTGGAACTGAATTAATCATACTGTACCACTCCCTCTTGAAAAACATTAAAACATATGATGCATTGTTTTTTTGTCAAAATAACAGGGCGAGTCCAAAAAATCGTTCGACTGGTTTCTAAGTGGACAAGCGATTTTCTACATCCGGTTCCGTATTCTGTTTACTAATGTACCTTTTTGTATATAAGGCTCAATAAGGCTCTTTTCCGTAAATTTTGCTCCTCTTTAACTCTCGCAGTTTTTACGGATTTTGCGGCAAAAGCCACCTTTTAGAAAAAGCTGATAAAATTTTTCGTTGACACAAATGCCTATCGTGTTGTATTATATTTTTTGTGACTAATTTTGGCGGTGTAGCTCAGCTGGCGAGAGCGTACGGTTCATACCCGTAAGGTCGGGGGTTCGATCCCCTCCGCCGCTATTAAGAGATAAAAGAAATCGGCTTTTACCGATTTCTTTTTTTATATCCAATTTTCCTCTGTAAACACAAAAAACAGGTGCAGCGATTTAACGCGGGCACCTGTTTTTTTATGCAGTCAAACCCGCACTTCAAAGCCTGCAAAATAAAACTAAGAAGGATATGTGCGGGATGTGTATTGCCATTAATATCCGATTCTGTTAGGACCTGCACGGTGCAGGCCATTCTATTGGGGAATTTATTAGAGGTTGTTCAAAAAGTCCGGTAAAAATGACACTTCGGTGTTTCTAGTTGGCTTGCTTTTCCGTTCCTCACGTATTAAATGCATACGTTCCGGTACCGGGAGCTTCGCCGCCTCGAACTTCTCGGTCCTTTTTATCCTCCTTTTTGAACACGCACTATTATCAATTTTTCATAGACAGCAAACTGCTATCCTCTTTTAGCACCTCGACCTCCGCGTTTGGATTCCGTGTGCTTCTTCAAAGAGGCCAGACGTTCATCGGAGTCTTTGAGAAATTTGTTCATTTTCGACTCAAACGATTCTGAACGTTGACGATTATTCCGCTGACGTGGCGGCTTATCCTTCGCTTTCTTGATGGAAAGACCAATCTTGCCATCCTTTTCGACATTAATCACTTTGACAGTGACCTCGTCACCGACACTTAAGTGCTCATTAATGTCTTTTACATAATTATCGGCAACCTCACTAATGTGGACAAGCCCTGTCTTGCCTTCCTCAATTTCAACAAATGCCCCAAAATTAGTGATGCCGGTTACCTTTCCCTGCAGCTTGCTGCCTACTTCGATTGACATAAAAAAAGTGCTCCTCCTTAGATTTTTAAAAAAGTATACTTCTTATATATTATAGCCAGTATTGTAAAAGTGTGTCAATAAGAGGGCTCTTCTTCAGGAATATTAAAAATTAACTCGCCTTCTTTTGAGAAAAAATAGTTCGTCCGGGCAATATCCAACACATATTCCTCATCATTAAGCAAACTAATTTCTTCCTTCAGATTCTTTTCCTTTTGTTCCAGTGTCGCCATCTCATTTTGAAGCTCTTCGTACTGCTCCTCTTTTTCCGCATGAAGGGCACGCTGGTTGAAATGATAGACAGTCAAACTGCCAAAAACGATCGCCGCTGCAATAGAAAATAAAACAAGACGGCGCATGAGACGCTGTTTTTTTCTTTTTTGTCGTTCTATGTAAGCATCATATTGCTGCATATAATTTGAGTCTAATCGCTCCACATTTTTCTTCTTGAACGGCACTGATTCTACCTCCTTTTAGAATAGCGATCGGTTAGCCATTTCTTACATTTATTCTTTATTGTACTATAAAATCCTGCAACTTTGTGTACTTTTTTTTGAATTGTTTCAGGAAATATCCGAAAAGTCCGCCTAAGAAGCCACAAAACCGGGGTAAATATAATGATAACGATATAGCGGGTCAAATTCCACAACAATTTTGCAGTAAAAACCACGATGGCAATAACCATCTG
Protein-coding regions in this window:
- the spoIIE gene encoding stage II sporulation protein E → MINSVPGVESKTLVQKKGTLKKYRRHLSAQIKTLLFEKGWLFFLVGFLLGRAIILSVVSPFAVAFLAAIWMIHRDKAPKVMLAALVGALSFSVTHGAFIVLAMISFVLLAGLFKNAEKQHLLIPLFVFLSTVSPRIFMYSIWGQLSSYEWMLLLVEGVLGTVLVLIFMQSIPLLSPQRFKPTLKNEEIVCLIILIASILTGTIGWELYNASIEQVFSRYFVLLLAFVGGAAIGSTVGVVAGLILSLADVANLYQMSLLAFSGLLGGLLKEGNKVGVSFGLLVGTFLVAIYADAASIVPSFTETSIAIALFLLTPSGWIKKLSRYIPGTEEHTHEQEQYLQKVRNVTAKRVEQFSGVFEALSKSFSSAEDMKEDGVNARRETDYFLSQVTEKTCQSCFMKERCWQQQFDKTYSLMDDLKEDLSEGNEPNRKSLRDFENHCVKSRKVLDVMREEISFFEANKKLKKQVVESKRFVSDQLQGVSEVMDDFANEILKEREHHEKQEMQIMNTLKNMGIVLEKLDIYRLEKGNVDIEMTLSFYDYRGEGEKLIAPVLSDILNEMIIVKKEEVSPFPNGYCQLVFGSAKEYVVDIGIANAAKGGGLVSGDSYRTIELGEGKYAMAISDGMGNGSRANEESEETLRLLQQILQTGIPESVAIKSINSILSLRTTDEMYATLDLAVINLHNAAIKFLKIGSTPSLIKRGDEIIKIEASNLPMGIIQEFDVDIVGDQLKSEDILIMMSDGILDGPKHVENIDMWLKRKIRNMQTDDPQEIADLILEEVVRTRSGLIEDDMTVAVAKVIKNAPQWTSIPIYTDKAQ
- a CDS encoding S1 domain-containing RNA-binding protein encodes the protein MSIEVGSKLQGKVTGITNFGAFVEIEEGKTGLVHISEVADNYVKDINEHLSVGDEVTVKVINVEKDGKIGLSIKKAKDKPPRQRNNRQRSESFESKMNKFLKDSDERLASLKKHTESKRGGRGAKRG
- a CDS encoding FtsB family cell division protein, with amino-acid sequence MPFKKKNVERLDSNYMQQYDAYIERQKRKKQRLMRRLVLFSIAAAIVFGSLTVYHFNQRALHAEKEEQYEELQNEMATLEQKEKNLKEEISLLNDEEYVLDIARTNYFFSKEGELIFNIPEEEPSY